The Chloroflexus aggregans DSM 9485 genome segment AGTGAGCGATAACGGCTACCATCCTGCATGGTGTAACGCATTGCAACAAGCAGCCCAAGAGGCCAACTTTCGCCGCTTGCAAGAATTGGTCCAGCGCATTGAACGTGAACGGCCTGCCGACGCCACTCGCTTACGACAATGGATTGAAACGTTTGATTATCAATCAGTATTATCATGGGTTGCGGATGTCACACCATCACAAGCCGCAAATCCTATTGTATAGTAGAGCTGATGTCGGAATAATATACAGGTATATGTTGAGACAGTTACCTTCATGCCAGATAATCGAACACCTACCATCCTGATTGTTGACGATACTCCGGCAAACCTTCTCCTATTGACCCAACTATTGGTTGGTCAGTCGTATGACGTGCGCCCGGTGACCCAAGGCAGGCAGGCAATAGCGGCAGTTCGCGCAATTCGCCCTGATTTGATATTACTTGACATCCGTATGCCCGATATGGACGGTTATACGGTATGTCAAACCTTAAAAGCCGATCCGGAAACCAACCAGATACCGATCATCTTCATCAGTGCGCTCGATGACACTGAAGACAAAGTGCGTGCCTTTGAATGTGGAGGTGTCGATTACATTACGAAACCATTTCAACCGGCCGAAGTATTAGCGCGTGTACGCACGCACCTCGCTTTGGCTCAGGCCCGGATTGCGCTTGAGACGGCAAACCGCGAACTGCAACGAGCACTTGCACGTGAAGCGGAACTCGCTCGAATTGACTGGTTGACCGGTGTCTACAATCGTAGCCATTTTTACGAGCTGGCAACCTACGAATTTGCGATTGCCACCCGTTACGATCAACCACTGGCGATCTGCATGTTCGATGTCGACCACTTCAAACACATCAATGACCAATACGGTCACCTGATCGGCGATCAAGTGCTGCGGACCATTGCCCAAACAGCCGCCCGTCAGATTCGCACTGCTGACTGTATCGGTCGTTTTGGCGGTGAAGAGTTTATCCTGCTGTTACCGAATACGACGATGGAGGCCGGACTGAACCTCGCCGAGCGCCTACGAGTCGCCGTCGCCGCGTTAGAGATACATACCGAGAAGGGCACCATCACAGCTACGATCAGTCTAGGCGTAGCCGGGCGCCAACCGGCCGATACGATGATCGAACGGATCATCGATCGCGCCGATCAAGCCCTCTACGCGGCTAAGCGGCAGGGGCGCAATTGTGTGGTGGGGGTGTGAAATGGTCATTATCTCCGGGGGCCAGAGCATTTGTCGAACGATGATCGTGCGGTGCGCAAGGCGTGAGTTGGTATGGGAGCGACGAGGATCTTGGCATGGCGACGCCGGTGATCGAATTGCGTGACCTGACCGTCTACTACGGCCAGCGGCGCGGGGTTGAAGACCTCAATCTGACCGTTGAACCCGGCGAGGTGTTCGGTTTTCTTGGCCCCAATGGCGCTGGCAAGACGACGACGCTGCGGGTGTTGCTGGATATTATCCGGCCTACCCGTGGGCAGGCCTTGATCTTTGGCAAGGATTGCCGGCACGAGGGGCCGCAGATTCGCCGGCAGGTCGGGTATCTGCCCGGCGAGCTGAGTTTACCCGGCCAATCTGACAGCGCGTCAGTATCTCGCTATGCTCGATGCTGCCCGTGGCCGCGTTGTTGAAGCCGCCTATCTTGCCCGGCTGTGCGACCGGCTTGATTTCGACCTCGACAGGCCAATGCGTACCTATTCGCGGGGCAACAAACAGAAAGTGGTCCTGATCGCGGCCTTCATGTTTCGCCCACAATTGCTCATCCTCGATGAGCCGACCGGCGGTCTCGACCGCTCGTCCAGCAGACGGTGCTCGAATTGGTGCGCGCGGCCCGCGCCGAGGGGGGCACCGTCTTCTTTTCGTCGCATATCTTGCCTGAAGTGCAGGCAATCTGTGACCGGGTCGGGATTATTCGCGCCGGCAGGCTGGCAGCAATTGAGCGGGTTGATGCGTTGTTGCAGCGCCAGCAGGTGCATCGCTTGCGCTTGCGTTTTGCCCAGCCGATCCCGCCGGCGGCCTTTGCCCTCCCCGGTGTGACCGAGCTAGCCCACGGCGAGGGTGAGGTGATGCTGGAGGTGCGTGAGAACCTGGCGCACGTGCTGCGGATTGCCGGTGATTTGGGAGCGATTGCGCTCGAGACTATGCCGCTTACGCTCGAAGAGGTGTTTTTGGCCTACTATGGCGCCCAAGGGGGGAACCATGCTTAGCCTGTGTTGGCATGAATTGCGCGCCCGGCGCGGCCTCATTATCGGCTGGGGAGCGGGGTTGGTCATCTTTTTTGACGTCTATCTCGCGTTTTACCCGGCGCTGCCGGCTGAAATGCGTAACCTCGATTTGTAGGCAATTGAACTCTATCGCGCGTTCGGCAATCTGACCATCGCCACCTTTGAAGGCTATATCGGCTCGACGATCTTTTTTAGCATATTGCTGGCGGTTTTGGCCATTGTGACCGGAACCGGCATGCTGGCCGGCGAGGAGGAGGCCGGCACGCTCGAGTTGCAATTGGCGCTACCATTGGCGCGCCGGCAATTGGTGACGGCGAAGACGCTCGAATTGGCGGCAATCGGTTTCATCGTATTGGTGGTCGCCGGCCTGGCCGCGACGGGGATCTTTCTCGCCATTCGTGATCGGCTTACCACGTCGCTCGATGCCGGCGATCTCTTCCGGGCCACGATCGCGCACTGGCCGCCGGTGTGGCTGTTTCAAACCTTGAGCCTGTGGCTCGGTACGGTCACGCCGTCGCGCCGGATCGCGCTCGCGATCGCCACTGTGCTCCTCATCGTGAGCTTCCCCGGCTACAATCTGGTTGGGATGTCACCCGATCTTGAATGGCTGCGTCCATTCTCACCGTTCCACTATCTCCCCGTCACGCCGGAGACGCTCAATGATGGGCCGGCGTTGGGTGACCTCGCCATCTTGACGGTGATGGCGCCGGTCTGGTATGGCCTTGCCGTCATGAGCTTCGACCGGCGTGATGTGACGGTGGGGGCTTGGCCGTGGGTGCGATGGATGAGCCGCTGATGATGCCGGCGTGACCGCGGCTATGGTATACTTCCATTCAGAGACAACGGCACATGCGAGGTCTTGTCACCGAATTGAACCATACATGTCAGATCAACTACACATCCGCAATTTCAGCATTATTGCCCACGTCGATCACGGAAAAACGACATTAAGTGATCGGCTGCTCGAAGCCACGCGCACGATTACCGAACGCGAGCAGCGTGAGCAACTCCTCGATTCGCTTGATCTGGAGCGCGAAAAAGGCATTACCATCAAACTCAAACCGGTACGGATGGAGTACCGTGCAGCCGATGGTCAGCTCTACCAACTCAACCTAATCGATACGCCCGGCCATGTCGATTTTAGCTATGAGGTCAACCGATCGCTGGCCGCCTGTGAAGGTGCGCTTTTGGTTGTCGATGCTTCGCAAGGTATCGAGGCGCAAACGCTGGCGAATACCTATTTGGCTCTTGAAAACGATCTGGTGATCATTCCCGTTATCAACAAGATCGATCTGCCCGGCGCACACCCTGAAGAGGTCGCGCAGGAGATCGAGTCGGTGATCGGTATTCCTGCTGAAGAGGCCATCTTTGCCTCGGCCAAAGAGGGCATTGGTGTGCCGGAGATTCTCGAAGCGATTGTCAAGCGTATCCCGCCACCACGCGGCCAGCGCCAGCAACCGGCACGTGCATTGATCTTCGACTCGCATTATGACCCGTACAAAGGGGTGATCGCCTATGTGCGGGTAGTTGATGGTGTCTTTACTGCCCGCGATCGG includes the following:
- a CDS encoding ATP-binding cassette domain-containing protein; the protein is MATPVIELRDLTVYYGQRRGVEDLNLTVEPGEVFGFLGPNGAGKTTTLRVLLDIIRPTRGQALIFGKDCRHEGPQIRRQVGYLPGELSLPGQSDSASVSRYARCCPWPRC
- a CDS encoding diguanylate cyclase — encoded protein: MPDNRTPTILIVDDTPANLLLLTQLLVGQSYDVRPVTQGRQAIAAVRAIRPDLILLDIRMPDMDGYTVCQTLKADPETNQIPIIFISALDDTEDKVRAFECGGVDYITKPFQPAEVLARVRTHLALAQARIALETANRELQRALAREAELARIDWLTGVYNRSHFYELATYEFAIATRYDQPLAICMFDVDHFKHINDQYGHLIGDQVLRTIAQTAARQIRTADCIGRFGGEEFILLLPNTTMEAGLNLAERLRVAVAALEIHTEKGTITATISLGVAGRQPADTMIERIIDRADQALYAAKRQGRNCVVGV
- a CDS encoding ATP-binding cassette domain-containing protein — its product is MLELVRAARAEGGTVFFSSHILPEVQAICDRVGIIRAGRLAAIERVDALLQRQQVHRLRLRFAQPIPPAAFALPGVTELAHGEGEVMLEVRENLAHVLRIAGDLGAIALETMPLTLEEVFLAYYGAQGGNHA
- a CDS encoding ABC transporter permease subunit, yielding MELYRAFGNLTIATFEGYIGSTIFFSILLAVLAIVTGTGMLAGEEEAGTLELQLALPLARRQLVTAKTLELAAIGFIVLVVAGLAATGIFLAIRDRLTTSLDAGDLFRATIAHWPPVWLFQTLSLWLGTVTPSRRIALAIATVLLIVSFPGYNLVGMSPDLEWLRPFSPFHYLPVTPETLNDGPALGDLAILTVMAPVWYGLAVMSFDRRDVTVGAWPWVRWMSR